One Cyprinus carpio isolate SPL01 unplaced genomic scaffold, ASM1834038v1 S000006701, whole genome shotgun sequence DNA window includes the following coding sequences:
- the LOC122134212 gene encoding uncharacterized protein LOC122134212 translates to MLISTEGADGKYRVTMVSHYSPEHPLSEPDMPVPSKSDRHGSGQRARSALKMKQSRSMHNYPQHRLESIALPRNPTLHKEYSCPDFKHTGSSDSFGVANRNQDRLMYKTLSSSKEDYQYIRAISREPQRSKRSHSVKTHHPSGQAKIGTLERDHRPSFSSQSRTRTHSMFVPSRSDYSESYVSMRPKAPKTSRASSGVFPNYGCMPLHSNRLYSTAVGHTGFHQTQLRPEMQIYAE, encoded by the coding sequence ATGCTGATTTCAACTGAAGGGGCTGATGGGAAGTACAGGGTGACCATGGTGTCCCACTACTCCCCAGAGCACCCACTTTCTGAGCCTGATATGCCTGTGCCCTCGAAGTCAGACAGGCATGGTAGTGGACAGAGAGCCAGATCAGCTCTTAAAATGAAGCAGAGTCGATCCATGCACAACTATCCTCAACACAGGCTCGAGTCCATAGCACTGCCACGCAACCCGACCCTACATAAGGAATACAGCTGCCCTGACTTCAAACATACCGGGTCCAGCGATAGTTTCGGTGTTGCAAACCGCAACCAGGACAGGCTGATGTATAAGACTCTCAGCAGCTCTAAAGAAGACTACCAGTACATTCGTGCAATAAGCAGGGAACCTCAGAGGTCTAAGAGATCACATAGTGTTAAAACACACCATCCATCTGGTCAAGCGAAAATCGGGACTCTGGAGCGGGACCACAGACCGTCGTTCTCTTCCCAAAGTAGGACAAGAACTCACAGTATGTTTGTGCCATCTCGCTCGGACTATTCCGAAAGCTATGTATCCATGCGTCCGAAAGCCCCTAAGACCAGCCGAGCTAGTTCGGGTGTTTTCCCAAACTACGGCTGCATGCCGCTTCACAGTAACAGACTGTATTCCACAGCTGTGGGCCACACAGGTTTTCATCAGACACAGCTCAGACCCGAGATGCAGATTTATGCTGaatga